GACGGAGCGGCCCACCCCCCAGGCATTCTCCCGGTGGGAGGCGCCGTGCGCCTTGCCCGCCGCTCCGTCGAAGTAGTGGCGGTGCGTCCGGAGTGAGAAGACCAGGCCCAGGCCGTAGGTCAGGAGCAGGATGAGGGCGATCTCCAGGCTGAGCCCCGTCTCGTGGAGAAGGGCGTCCCGGCCTCCCAGGTGGTGGTAGGCCGCGGGGACCACCAGGGCCACGGCGGCGAGGAAGAGGAGGGTCGCCTGGCTCCTCGCGCCGGAGGCGTGAAAGCGCTGGCTCTCGCGGCGGAATCCTCCGGCCACGAAGGAGGCGCCCATCACGAGAAGGATGTTGCCGATGATGGAGCCCGTGAGGGAGGCCTTGACCACGTCGTGCAGTCCCTTTTGCAGGGCCATGACGGCGATGATGAGCTCGGCGGCGTTGCCGAAGGTCGCATTCAGAAGCCCGCCCACCGCCTCCCCCGTCCGGTCGGCCAGGTGTTCGGTGGCCTTTCCGAGCCATCCCGCCAGGGGAACGATGGCCAGGCAGGCCGTTACGAAGATGGCGGTCTGGGCCTCCGGGGCGAATAGGTCCAGGCCCACGGCCACGGGAACCAGGACGAGCAGCCAATTCAGCGAGGGCTTCATCCACATCGGCATGGTCCTTTCCTACCAGGAACGGAGTTTCGAAGCAAGAAGGGCGAAAAAGAGCCGGCCGCGGAGGAACGAGGCACGCTCGCGTCCGGGTGGGCTGCGGAAAACGCCTGAACCTGCACCTTTCGGGGCGGATCCGTGGATCTGCGCGTCCGAGTCAAGGGGAGGCGGTGGGGGCGGGTGCGGCCTGGACCTCGGGCTTGGTGGGCCCGGTTTCCTTGATGCAGACCAGGGCGGAGACGGCGGCGAGCTTGCCGCTCTTCATCTTGCCGGAGAGGGGGACCTCGATGAAGTACTTGTCCCGGTTCGGCTCCTTGGCGAAGGCGTCCGTGGCGGCCTGCAAGAGGTAGGGGAACACGGCGCTACGGGAGATCTCCAGCTCCAGGTACGGCCCCACGAAGTGGTACTCCGTCGCGCCGTCGGGGCTGGGGACCGCCGGGTCCGAGGGGTTCACCTGCCACTCGCCCTGGCCCTGCCGGGCCGCCTGCTTCACCGGGCATCCGCCCCATTCGAAGTTCGCTGAGGTAGTGTCCGGCTGCTTGTGGTTGGTCCATCGTTTCTTGAACGAGAGGGCCGTCTCCTGGTACTTGAACCGCCCCGTCTCGTAGTCGTCCACCGTCGCCGGCCCCGCCGGGTCCGAGACGAAGACCCGAAGCTTTCCGTTGCTGGGATTCGACAGCTCCGAAAGAGGGAGCGTGGAGGGGTGGAAGACCCCGTAGGCCGGCACCGTGATGGGGTAGGGGTCGTCCGGGGCGGCCTCCCGCCAGAGTTCATAGACTCCGTTCACCAGGTGGAAGATCCGTGTTCCCGTGATCGACCGGTAGGTCCGGTCGATTTCTCTCCCTTCTTCATCCCGCTTGATTTCCGGCTCCCGGACCGGCCCCACGATGATCTCGGCCTTGCCGTCCCCGTCCAGGTCTTCCAGGTGGATGCCCGAACAACCAAAGTGGATCATATCTTCACATTCCATGGAGCTCACCACGATGCCGGCCTCATAGGGGTCGCCATCTTCATCCGCCAGAGAACGCGGCGTGATCCGAACGAGCCTCCCGCCTTGCCACCGGAAGACGAAGAGGGTCGTCATGCTGTGGCGTTCGCCGCTGCACAAGAGCAATTCCGGCACCCCGTCGGCGTCGAGGTCCGT
This portion of the Acidobacteriota bacterium genome encodes:
- the cax gene encoding calcium/proton exchanger → MPMWMKPSLNWLLVLVPVAVGLDLFAPEAQTAIFVTACLAIVPLAGWLGKATEHLADRTGEAVGGLLNATFGNAAELIIAVMALQKGLHDVVKASLTGSIIGNILLVMGASFVAGGFRRESQRFHASGARSQATLLFLAAVALVVPAAYHHLGGRDALLHETGLSLEIALILLLTYGLGLVFSLRTHRHYFDGAAGKAHGASHRENAWGVGRSVGVLLGATALVAWISEILVGSVEGAAHALGMTEVFVGVIVVAIIGNAAEHSTAILAALKDRMDLSIGIAVGSSIQVALFVAPLLVLLSFAVGPRPMDLVFTVPEVLAVVLSAIVTEQVTGDGESNWLEGVQLLSVYAILAVVFYLLPAS
- a CDS encoding VCBS repeat-containing protein, with amino-acid sequence MSGKWNQVLFVLICVLGAFRGAYGQEITPAQGVDLLLRFLPDAVVQMRRATDHEDDHGGYTRDEMTEALTSWIKTEGPGRSAQVSFMGPFWNYLELPFPGESRQLVLLYWCETTGEIWWRLVGRVGSGDFSLLQEGEGWYETTPYDIVEPWLTDLDADGVPELLLCSGERHSMTTLFVFRWQGGRLVRITPRSLADEDGDPYEAGIVVSSMECEDMIHFGCSGIHLEDLDGDGKAEIIVGPVREPEIKRDEEGREIDRTYRSITGTRIFHLVNGVYELWREAAPDDPYPITVPAYGVFHPSTLPLSELSNPSNGKLRVFVSDPAGPATVDDYETGRFKYQETALSFKKRWTNHKQPDTTSANFEWGGCPVKQAARQGQGEWQVNPSDPAVPSPDGATEYHFVGPYLELEISRSAVFPYLLQAATDAFAKEPNRDKYFIEVPLSGKMKSGKLAAVSALVCIKETGPTKPEVQAAPAPTASP